The DNA region GGCCGGCCCAGCTCTGCACTGGGGGGGTCACACCCCTGAACCACAGAGATCTGCCAGGACAAgtgttaagtgtagacaaggcctcaaacGGGGTTTCGAGCACCATCCATGGGAGACTGGGACACAGGCCCATCAccctctagggggtgctgttcccatctggccccagggccgggactgactggctggggaggtggggacggggacacggggcctttcccctctgctggCACCGGCTCCGATCTGCTGTTAGTGACCAAACGCCCTCTCCCCGGGGTCTGTCCGGGCCGTGTGTGAAGTATGTTGGTCCCTGCCCCCTTCTCAAACCCGCCGCCTCCCGCCCCCATGGCAGCTAACGCACTGGGTGTTCACACTGCGCCCGGCAGGAGGGGCCGAGCGCTGGAGGTGCCGGAGAGGGGCTGGCCCAGCAGTTCAGGGctggcctgggacccaggagCCCTGTGGTCAttcccaactagggtgaccagatagcaagtgtgaaaaatcgggacaggaatggggggtaataggagcctacataagaaaaagacccaaaaattgggactgtccctataaaaacaggacatctggtcaccctagtcccggCCTTGTCACAGACTCCGTGTGATCCTGGGCCAGTCACTGACTTCTCTgggcctccctccccagctgggccatGGGGACAATGGCCGGGCCCTGCCCCATGGGGTGGGGGTTGAACGCagcagagagggggaagggctcAGAGACTGGGGGCCAGAGAAGCCCCTTAGGGAGATTGATggtgggagcagctgggaggccgAGCTGTGCCTGACCCATGGACACTGAGCCCCCCGCTCtggtggggtccctggggggcagggctcaggcccatggaggtgggggagggggaagctcagAACTTCTGCCTGTGGGGCCAGCCCCAAACCTTCCCCTGGGGCTAAATTTACCCCCAACAACCAGAGACCACCACATACACACCCGGCCTGCCCCAGCCGGCAGCAGAGGATCGAGGCACCAGAggaaggcaacagagggtcccagACCCGTTGCTGGGGTCCTGCTCTGGTCCCTGAGCTGgccccgctctccagctgccccggCCCCATGGCAGGCACCGGGCGAGTCCTGCAGCCTGACCccaggccctgctctgccccctacGAGGGAGAAGTAAGGAACCGAGCCCTGCTGGGGCCGGCTCTGCCTGGTGACTGATGATGCTGCCCAGACCCGGTGCTGActggcccctgggctgggggtgcccaATCCCCGGGGCCGTGGGCAGTGTCCCTGGGGCTGGTGCTCGGAGCTGGACAGAGAAGGTCTCAGGCTGGGGGTCCCGACGCCTTTCCAGGTCTCTCCCTCCGGAGCAGCGATGGGGGCGGGTCGGATCCTGGGGGCCGGgagcggctgggctggggctctGCTAGTGACACTGACGGTGCTGAGAACCCACCTGGCTCATTGCATGGAGCCCGAAGGTGAGCAGAGACCCCAGCGCCCCAGGGAGCCCCGTCCTGGGCAGCGCCGGGTGTATCCGGGGGGATCAGACCCCAGCGCCCCGGGGAGCCCCGTCCTGGGCAGCGCCGGGTGTATCCGGGGGGATCAGACCCCAGCGCCCCGGGGAGCCCCGTCCTGGGCAGCGCTGGGTGTATCTGGGGGGGTCGGACCCCAGCGCCCCGGGGAGCCCCATCCTGGGCAGCGCTGGGTGTTATCCGGGGGGGTCGGACCCCAGCGCCCCGGGGTGCCCCGTCCTGCCTGTGCCGGTGTCTCCCTGGTCAGTGTCTCTGCcctacaccccgccccccccaggtcAGTGTTActgtcactcccctccccccacacggcCCTGCCCGCCCACCGGGCTCccctgggtgcgggaggggttcggggcaggggggggctctgggggctctGGCTGTTCCCCCCCCGCTGGGCTCCGAGCCcggggtcaggagggggaggggcagctggggggcacCAGAGCTGAGCCCGTCTCCCCCCCCCAGGGCGGTTCCTGCACCAGTTCAAGGGTGACTGTCTGTTCACCAACGGCACCGAGCGGGTCCGGTACCTGGTCAGGTGGATCTACGACCGGCAGCAGATCGTGCATTTCGACAGCGACCTGGGGCTGTGGGTGGCGGACACGGAGCTGGGGCGGCCCGAGGCCGAGCAGTGGAACAAGGACCCGGCCGAGCTGGCGTACAGGCGGGGCGAGGCGGACCGGTACTGCCGGCACAACTACAGGGCGTGGGAGTCTTTCACCATCAACCGGAGAGGTgggtgcggggcgggggaggtgagggcggggggctgagctgctcctgtgctggggctggcagggagaggggcggggTCACGGCACGGGGTGGGGTCACAGTTAGGGGGCGGGGCAcagagagcagggggcggggtcatggttagggggcggggcagggggcggggtcaCTCAGCCGCAGGTGCGGGAGGGAACCAGGGTCTGGGAACGGCCAAGATCATGTCCCCGGGTCTGGCTGCGGCGCCCCCTGTCGGCAGGATACAGAGCACCAGGCCCCGGTCAGTCCCTGCGGGGGGGCGGTGactgaccctcccccccgctcccagccccagcccctctgaggggtTCAGCCCCCAATGCCCCCCACTCAGACTCCCCAGGTCAGGCATCTGCTACAGCTCCTACCCCCCTTCCTGTGCTGGGGGGGCCGGGCGATGGGGCagaactttcccctccccccaaccgcaCCCCTCCTCCCTCGGGGTGCCcctgtctggggggtgggggcagtccctgggctgagaccccgtCTCCCTGGGCCCCAGTGTCAGACAGTCCCTGGCTCTGTCCACATGTGGGTGACGGGACATGACCCCCCTCAGGACCTTTCTGCCACAGCCTGACCAGGGCAACGGGGGGCAGGAGAGAACCAGCCTGGGGGGTagatggggggctggggcctgtctctggggcagggaatcAACTCTTCTTCCTCAGCATCCTCCGTCTCCAGCCCCTTTCCCAggccccccctctctctccccccagttcaGCCCGAGGTGAAAGTTTTCCCCACAAAATCGGGGTCCGAGCCCCACTCCCACCTGCTGGTTTGCTCGGTGACGGGGTTTTACCCCGGGGGGATCGAGATCAAGTGGCTGAAGAACGGGCAGGAGCAGACGGCCGGGGTGGTGTCCACGGAGCTGCTCCAGAACGGAGACTGGACCTTCCAGATCCTGGTGATGCTGGAGATGAGCCCCCGGCGCGGGGACGTCTACACCTGCCAGGTGGAGCACATCAGCCTGCGGGAACCGCTCGCCGTGCACTGGGGTAAGAGCCTCTGGGTGTGGGGCAGCCCCTGAGCCCGCAGGGGCAGCCCTCGGGGGATGGGCCTGGATCAGAGCACTCACAGGAGCCCTGATAACGCAAATCTATCAACCTGGGCTGGGAGCTCACATAGGCGGGCTCCAcaaggcagtgtagacacaacctgaGTGGGGCAGTgatggggcggggagaggagcaAAGTCTCCATGATAATGACTGGTCTGGAGAAGGGCGATCGGGAgcatctgttctccctgtctcacagCACAAGGACAAGGGGACACTCAGTGGAATGAAAAGGGGCAAATTCACACCTGGTAAAAGGAAGGACGTTTCCCACACACTGTgtgattagcctgtggaactcactgccacaggatgtcACTGAGCCCAAGAACAGAACAAGGTTCACAAAGAGACTGGCTATTTCTGTggctcaggtctggtctatactacccgcctgaatcggcgggtagaaatcgacctctcggggatcgatttatcgcgtcccgtcgggacgcgacaatcgatccccaaatcggcgctctaactccaccagcagaggtggtagtaagcgccgccgacaaaaagcggcagaagtcgattttgccgccgtcctcacaacggggtaagtcggctgcaatacgtcgaattcagctacgctattcacgtagctgaatttgcgtatcttaaatcgactccccgctgtagtgtagatgtaccctcacagACTATCCAGGGCTAGActcagagccgtcccttgggtagggtGAATTGGGGGAACCACTCCGGGTCCCATGGGCTGGTGCGATTGGCCGGTGCAGTCGGTCCTGGAAGAGACAAATCTGTCActtccgccccaggccccgcaccccctagggacagccctggctaGACCAGTTCATGCTGACAATGGGCAGGGATATCAGACCTCGCGCTGCAGGGCCTGAGCCGATCTCTGACAATCACAGACCAGGAGGAGCCCTGACGTGGGGCAGATTGTCCCACAGCTGCTCCTGCGGGCCCtggtccctggctctgccccggcCAGCGCTGGTCACTGGGCAGACGGGAGCCCGGCCTGGAGGCCCCTGGCGCTGCCCTGGCCGGCGCCAGTCACTGGCGCGGATGGGAGCCCGGCCCTGAGGCTGCTGGCTCTGCCCCGGCCGGCACCGGTCACTGGCGGGGACGGGAGCCTGGCCCGGAGGCCCCTGGCTCTGACCTGACCTGGCCGGCGCTGGTCACTGGTGCAGACGGGAGCCCGGCCCGGAGGCCCCTGGCTCTGACCTGACCTGGCCGGCGCCGGTCACTGGTGCAGACGGGAACCTGGCCCGGAGGCCCCTGGCGCTGCCCTGGCCGGCGCCAGTCACTGGCGCAGACGGGAGCCCGGCCCGgaggcccctggctctgccccggcCGGCGCCGGTCACTGGCGCAGATGGGAGCCCGGCCCGgaggcccctggctctgccccggcCGGCGCCGGTCACTGGCGGGGACGGGAGCCCGGTCCGGaggcccctggctctgcctcgGCCGGCGCCGGTCACTGGAGGGGACGGGAGCCCGGTCCGGAGGCCCCTGGCTCTGTCCCGGCCGGCGCCGGTCACTGGCGCAGATGGGAGCCCGGCCCGgaggcccctggctctgccccggcCGGCGCCGGTCACTGGCGCAGACGGGAGCCCGGCCCGGaggcccctggctctgcctcgGCCGGCGCCGGTCACTGGCGGGGACGGGAGCCCGGTCCGGAGGCCCCTGGCTCTGTCCCGGCCGGCGCCGGTCACTGGCGCGGATGGGAGCCCGGCCCGgaggcccctggctctgccccggcCGGCGCCGGTCACTGGCGCAGACGGGAGCCCGGCCCGGaggcccctggctctgcctcgGCCGGCGCCGGTCACTGGCGGGGACGGGAGCCCGGTCCGGAGGCCCCTGGCTCTGTCCCGGCCGGCGTCGGTActggcgtgtacttggcgcggttcacccctattcctgaggcctgcccattctgCGGCgtcagggagaccctggcgcacacTTACCtcgaagaacaggagtacttgtggcaccttagagactaacaaatttattagtctctaaggtgccacaagtactcctgttcttctttttgcggatacagactaacacggctgttactctgaaacttacctcgagtgcgccaggctgcagccccttttccggctcctccaaaacctcttgttgaggttctggctgcacttttccccacacttgtttatttatgcacaccctatccgtggccctactaagtcgcgggacctcctcgtcaacctcttcctggccctggccaaacttaccatctataataccagggagaggaTGTTAGACGGgggggtgctctgcgactgtggggcctacttccgTACCTCTTTGGTCTCACGTCTCCGGGCggagttccactgggcagcgtccgctggctcccttgacaccttcgaggagcagtgggcactgtccgggattctctgctcggtgtccccatccggttccctgattttgaacctttgaccgtcacctcgcttcctgtttttttattagttgtcccaagtaattatttggtactgggtccagtggtccctcccgctaggctggggcccctggctctgccccagccgGCGCCAGTCACTGGCACAGACGGGAGCTCTGACCCGGCCCGTTCCATGTCCCTGTTTCAGAGGCGCAGTCTGACTCCGCCAGGAGCAAGATGCTGACGGGGGTCGGGGGCTTCGTGCTGGGGCTGATCTTCCTGGCGCCCGGACTCCTCATCTACCTGAAGAATAAGAAAGGTGAATGGCtccgggcgggggcggggcaccagggggtctctggggggatgtggggctggctgcaccctccccccccccccccagcaggggctGCTCAGAGCCTGGCAGGGGCCTCCCGGCTTCTAGTCTCTTGGGGCCGGGGTCAGACCCTCCCCCCTCCTAGGGCAGGGACAGATCAGGGGCCATGGGGAGATCTCAGTGCAGGGCCCCGGGGCCAAGCTGGGAgctcccactctcccctcccccggctgaGGCCCCTGGGTGAGACAGACCCCAACCCCTCGCAGTGCAgggagctgcccctgccccggggctCAGAGCgtttcccgtcccctcccccggaGCAGGGACTCTGGGTCAGGGATTTACAGTAATAACCGGGAAGGGAGGGTAACCCCAggtctgggggctggaggggggctggGTTCCTAATGAGGGGCGTTCCATgccgtggggcaggggttggagttCTGACCCCCAGGaaccggctcccccccccccgtccaggGCTCTGACcatgtttctctttgtttttcaggGCGCCCCGTTCCCCAACCTGCAGGTAATTTCAATCCCTCTCCCCCGTtaaaccccctctccccacactgagcacaggctgcctggGGCGCCCGTGGGGCGGCTGCTTCTGCCCCTCGGCCCCTGACACCCGCCCGGCTCAGGCCCTGGACAGCTGGGCAATGGGGCGCTGGCCCCACGGAAGAGGAGTCTGCGGCTCCCTCGGTCTCCGTTCAGGCCGATCCCCGAGCTGCTCCCGGGGGCAGAGGGTCCTGGGTCCTGCCGAGCATCGCCCAGCCCTGCGGCTGCTGGGCAGAGTCactggggcgccctggggcctGGCAGAGAAAATCCCCCGTCCGTCCCGCTAGCCCCACGGCCAGGGGCtgatttctctcccctctccctgcagggctCCTGCGTTAGATCCTGGGCGTCGGATCCCCCGGCCGGCAGGAGTTTCCGTCTGTCTCCCCCAGCCCGGAGAATGGAGAACCTGGGGCCAGTCCCTTCCTGTCCCTGTCTGCTCCCCGCGctctgcctggctccagcccgcgctgcccccgcctggggacccgtccctgcccctcagtcccagcagggccctggggtgacCCTATCACGCTGTCGAGTGGCTCACAAGTGTGGGGACCAATCTCAGGGCACAGTTAGTACCCGGGGCACCAACCCCACATTGGCTGAGTTCTGTACTGAGATTTCACCAAAGTATCGAGTGTGAACTCTGGAGCCCTGTGACAACATAACCGTGGAGCCACAGACAGTCTCCTTgggctctctgctctgtctgGCCACCCCGGCCAGCCTGCCCTTGTGATCGATCGATCGATCATCCCTTCCTCCACAAATCACAGCGATATTCGGGTcactccctgtcccaaaggaccagtcgcTTACCCCAGGTCAGCTACGCCTTCGATCTCACTCCAcagacaacgcttgtagccaatcctgtaataaccTCAGTAAAGATTTGTTACCTACGACCAAGCACTGGGAGTTCTTGACAAGGTTACagcagatcacacacacacaccagggagtTACAGCCCTAGGGGCCCAAAGGTCACAGAAACTCCTGTCAGAAGCAAGCGCTGTGTGTGCCGTGGGGCTGACCCAGACACAGCCAGGGGATCTGGTGCTCATGGTcattcctgcctcttcccatccaaGCAGTGTCCAGTGAGGGATTTCTCCTGGACGGGGGTTTCATGCCCTTCCTCCCACGTTCTAGCTGGTGGGACGAGCGCTCCTGcacctctcctcttcatggggGTGTGTGCGGGAGGGGCTCTTCAACAAAGTCTTGTGTCCTCTGAGGTCTCCGAGGGCCCCCCTGGTGCATGGGGCTTGTCCACACGCCCAGCGCTGCTGCAGCCCGTCTAGTGATGACGCTTCGTGCTGATGGGTGGGAGATCTCCCCTTGGCCTGATAACCCGTCTCTgcgtggcaggggagtgggggggacacGCTCTCTGCTGGCAGCGCTGGGCACACGAGTGCTTGTGTCCGTGTCACTTACGTCACGCAGggaggtggtttattcacacaGGGGCATGCGCTAGGGGGGTCGAGCAGGGGCAAACCCCCCAGTCAGCGCAGGCACagaactgccccagccccacggtGGAGACGACAGGTCCTCAAGCCCTGGAGccgtgggtggggggggggtgaatccagctcccctggctgccgggagggggggggggagccaactCCTCCTGGCATGGGGGGGACACAGAAAGGGCCCCTCCAAAAACAGTCAAATTTGTATTCCTGTGCACGCTCCTGCGACACCCCGAGCGACGTCAATCACACTGACACACGCACAGTGCAGACTGACCCTAGGGCGTCTGTCGCTGGGCCGGGTGGAGAGAACCCGGCCTGGGCATTCTGGTGTTTCACCCCCGGTGACGCGACTCTCCTGCCTGGGGTCACTGATCCAGAGCAAACCCCTCCCTGTCGCCGGACAGCCTGGGACACGCTGGTCTAGGTGAGACTGACGCAGACAGCCATTGCCAGCATCTCACAGTCTGACCCCACTGGGATCCATCGAACCCCATTTtaacagtgtgaacacacagccGAGCCCAgctgggcatggggcaggggccggATCTGATtggggggacagggcaggagccCACGGGGCAGCTCTGAGTGGGGGGtgattcggggggaggggggggctgcgggtttgTTCCCAGGCTGTACGGGCTccttgcccagggctggggagagcagggagggggcatcgggagccccggggagggggccccccaaatccctttcccaGGGGAGAGGCAGCTGAGAGATGCTCCTGTCCCAAGCTTGGGCTGCCGTGACCAGCCTGACACCCCCAGCGCCGGGGGCTCGGCaatggggcacagggctggggagcagctcAGGGGCAGCACACGGGGGGGGGCAGTTATTACCCAGccttccaacccctcccctgcccccagggagtcACAGCCCCTCCCCTACCGGGCCCCAGAGATTCACTGCCCAGCCACCCCGGAGCCCCGTCCCCAGCAGAGAGTCCCAGACCTGTCTACGGGGGGTTGGCTCTGAGCTCCAGTGTTTGCCGGCAGTTACCAGGTGTGATGAGATGGGAATTTTCTGTGATGTTGTTATGAggcctgtgtgtgcctcagtttcccccatatgctgcattgttacccagtggggtggggaaggacagtctgctctcagggcaggctgggagccacAGGTGTGGGCATCACCCAGCTGCCGAGGCCGAAGACCCCATATCAGTGGGGCAGCTGAGAATGGCAGATCCAGTGGCCAGGACATGACACACCGAGCGCCCAGCGCCCCAGAGGGAGATGGACTCCCCGCCTCTGCACAGGGGGCTGAGCAGTGACCCCCAGCTGGAGAGCAAAaggctgggatgggtggggggggaggagctggctgctgggaggtGTCGGGGCTCCCACCAGGcgtctggaggaggaggagagacacaCGGAGCCTGAGCCCAGAGGGTCCCTGCAGCCGGGCTGGGCACTGGACTGGCCATGGGCCGGGCTGTGACACTCTGtcctctgggctcccctcacgGCTCCCTGTGCTGGGGCCAGCTGGTGAATAAACCCCCTGTTCTGACAGCGCCGTGTGTGTCCCTGCAAACCCCAGGCCGGGGCACTGATCCCCGAAGCGTGGCCAGGTCTCCCCCAGGGTCTGCAGAGACGGCGACTCTCGGGGGAAAGCATCACAGAGACACAGATAAAAACCAATAACTGGATGTAACTGTGCCCTGTGCAGCAGGAATCGCCCGTCTCCCACACGGGGCTTCGGATGGGCCCAAGCTCTTCCCCGCCTGCCAGCCAGAATTGGGGCCCCAGGACCAAAGCCCCGTCTGTCGCTGGATCCAAAGCAAGGCCCCAGCCTTTTAAACGCCGTGTCTCTAGCCCCAGTTCGTTTTGTGGCCCTCACCTCtcctctggcccagccctgccagtctgGGCGACCCACCCCGGGCGGGGGGACGTCTCTGAGCCGGTCACAGTCCCAGCCATTGTGGTGATCACCCCCCGCTGCTGTTAgtgcctggggagctgggtgacccccccacacacatacacacacagggccGACGATggcgggggggaagccggtacaaattaccggggcccggcagtccggaagggggcccggcttcccccccccttcggccctgtttagccggtctgcccttgctggggggcccgaaaaaaatgttcaccagggcccgaacccgctctcggtggcCCTCCCTGCCCGCAGTGATCCATAAACCCTGCATGGACATAACCCAGCGTGGGCCCCACAGACACCGCCCGGGGCTGTGATATCACCTTCCTCATGGAGCAGTAATGGACCCAGTTTGCCCAACTGGCATCCTAGGGAAAtccagggccaggtaggcaggcagagcttccgAGTCTCAATgagtggatgagacgatggtgtagagaggaggggtttacattcattaggaactggggaaacttctggaatggggggagcctgtacaggaaggatgggctccacctaaaccaaagtggaaccagactgctggcactaaacattaaaaaggttgtagagcagcttttaaactaggagatgggggaaagccgactgctgcagaggagcatgtggatcggacagagacttctcttaggggagagtctaatgatagagaatctccaggttatagtcaggagcagaggatggaggaggataaagtaggggccagatcagatgataaacattcacataaaaaagaatctgatacatcagaaaagggcagacaaataaacagtgacaagtttttaaagtgctggtacacaaatgctagaagtctaaataataagatgggtgaactagagtgccttgtgataaaggaggatattgatataataggcatcacagaaacctggtggagtggggacaatcaatgggacacaatcattccggggtacaaaatatatcggaaggacagaacaggtcgtgagggaggggaggggcactttatgtgaaagaaaatgtagcatcaaatgaagcaaaaatctttagtgaatccacatgttccatagaatctctatggatagaaatttcatgctctaataagaatataacattagggatctattatcgaccacctgaccaggacagtgatagtgatgatgaaatgctaagggaaattagagaggctatcaaaattaagaactcaataatagtgggggatttcaattatccccatattgactgggaacatttcacctcaggatgaaatgcagagataaaatttctcgatactttaaatgactgcttcatggagcagttgGTACGGgaccccacaaggggagaggcaactctagatttagttctgagtggagcgcaggagctggtccaagaggtaactatagcaggactgcttggaaatagtgaccacaatacaatagcattcaacatccctgtggtgggaagaacatctcaacagcccaacactgtggcatttaatttcaaaagggggaactaggcaaaaatgagggggttagttaaacagaagttaaaaggtacagtgactaacgtgaaatccctgcaagctgcatgggcgcttttgaaagacaccataatagcggcccaacttcaatgtataccccaaattaagaaacacagtaaaagaactaaaaaagagccaccatggcttaacaaccatgtaaaagaagcagtgagagataaaaatacttcctttaaaaagtggaagtcaaatcctagtgaggcaaatagaaaggagcataaactctgccaaattaagtgcaagaatgtaataagaaaagccaaagaggagtttgaagaacggctagccaaaaactccaaaggtaataacaaaatgttttttaagtacatcagaagcaggaggcctgctaaacaaccagtggggccccttgatgatagagatacaaaaggagcgcttaaagacgataaagtcattgcggagaaactaaatgaattctttgcttcagtcttcagggCTGAGGATGTtatggagattcccaaacctgagccgtcctttgtaggtgacaaatctgaggaaccgtcacagattgaagtgtcactagaggaggttttggaattaattgataaacgtaacattaacaagtcaccgggaccagatggcattcacccaagagttctgaaagaactcaaatgtgaagttgcggaactattaactaaggtttgtaacctgtcctttaaatcggcttctgtacccacaaaaagaagaacaggagtacttgtggcaccttagagactaacaaatttattagagcataagttttcgtggactacagcccacttcttcggatgcatatat from Malaclemys terrapin pileata isolate rMalTer1 chromosome 13, rMalTer1.hap1, whole genome shotgun sequence includes:
- the LOC128847425 gene encoding H-2 class II histocompatibility antigen, E-S beta chain-like, with translation MGAGRILGAGSGWAGALLVTLTVLRTHLAHCMEPEARLPPPGRFLHQFKGDCLFTNGTERVRYLVRWIYDRQQIVHFDSDLGLWVADTELGRPEAEQWNKDPAELAYRRGEADRYCRHNYRAWESFTINRRVQPEVKVFPTKSGSEPHSHLLVCSVTGFYPGGIEIKWLKNGQEQTAGVVSTELLQNGDWTFQILVMLEMSPRRGDVYTCQVEHISLREPLAVHWEAQSDSARSKMLTGVGGFVLGLIFLAPGLLIYLKNKKGRPVPQPAGLLR